One genomic region from Armatimonadota bacterium encodes:
- a CDS encoding tripartite tricarboxylate transporter substrate binding protein, with protein MRQSALFRGALLLLGSALVLLAAAPLSSAPPPYPTKAITIVVPWSPGGGTDRTARAIAAVLEKDLRVPVGVVNRTGGGGVIGHMATATADPDGYTLGMITIEITMMSWLGLTHLTYADYRPIALFINNRAGITVRADAPWKDYRELMAYIKANPGKLKASGTAAGGIWDLARVGWLLAAGLTADHVKWVPSTGAAAALAELAAGGVDICTCSPAEALPLVEAGKARVLAVMADKRWDPLPKVPTLKEMGVDFDIGGWAGMAAPARTPDHIIAFLDAAVGKAVRSAEFTNFIKTSGFWFDYRNAKDFTGFLMREHLKNGNLLKAGGFVTK; from the coding sequence ATGAGACAGTCTGCACTGTTCCGCGGAGCGCTTCTGCTGCTGGGAAGCGCTCTGGTGCTGCTCGCAGCCGCGCCGCTGAGCTCGGCGCCGCCGCCCTATCCGACCAAGGCGATCACCATCGTCGTGCCCTGGTCCCCCGGGGGTGGGACGGACCGCACGGCCCGGGCCATCGCCGCCGTGCTGGAGAAAGACCTCCGGGTGCCGGTGGGGGTGGTCAACCGCACGGGCGGTGGGGGCGTCATCGGCCACATGGCCACCGCCACCGCCGACCCCGACGGGTACACCCTGGGGATGATCACCATCGAGATCACCATGATGAGCTGGCTGGGGCTGACCCACCTGACCTATGCCGACTACAGGCCCATCGCCCTGTTCATCAACAACCGCGCGGGCATCACCGTGCGCGCCGACGCTCCCTGGAAGGACTACAGGGAGCTGATGGCCTACATCAAGGCCAACCCCGGCAAGCTCAAGGCCTCCGGCACCGCTGCCGGAGGGATCTGGGACCTGGCCCGGGTCGGCTGGCTCCTGGCCGCCGGCCTGACCGCAGACCACGTCAAGTGGGTCCCCAGCACTGGGGCGGCCGCCGCCCTGGCGGAGCTGGCCGCGGGTGGCGTGGACATCTGCACCTGCAGCCCGGCCGAGGCCCTGCCCCTGGTGGAGGCGGGCAAAGCGCGGGTGCTGGCGGTGATGGCGGACAAGCGGTGGGATCCCCTCCCCAAGGTACCCACGCTCAAGGAGATGGGCGTCGACTTCGACATCGGCGGCTGGGCCGGCATGGCCGCTCCCGCCAGGACGCCGGACCACATCATCGCGTTCCTGGACGCCGCGGTGGGGAAGGCCGTCCGGTCCGCGGAGTTCACCAACTTCATCAAGACCAGCGGATTCTGGTTCGACTACAGGAACGCGAAGGACTTCACCGGGTTCCTGATGCGGGAGCACCTGAAGAACGGCAACCTCCTGAAGGCGGGAGGGTTCGTCACCAAGTAG
- a CDS encoding ribulokinase produces the protein MARYSIGIDFGTESARAVLVDVGSGEEVATAVHPYRHSVIDRALPDGTPLGPDWALQHPGDWLEALEVLLRQMAAAGGHAVAGIGVDFTSCTLLPVRADGTPLALEEAFRDRPHAWPMLWKHHAAQPYADRINASGWEGLRWYGGRTSSEWLWAKVWQVLEEAPEVFAAADRFIEGGDWIVWQLVGREVRSACQAGYKAHWQPGDGYPPATLLQRLRPGLPAVLDRLGPPHPLGTPAGGLTTGWAARSGLRAGTPVAVAIIDAHAAVPAVGVAEAGRLVAIVGTSTCHMILGEQRHPVPGISGVVQDGILPGFYGYEAGQVSVGDMFEWFVQTYGVPRYGAPVTAFARLEGEAAALAPGESGLLALDWWNGCRTPLVDADLSGALLGLTLATRPAEIYRALLEATAFGTRLVLDTFEEGGVAITEIHACGGPASRSPLLLQLYADVTGRPLYAYDVPHASALGAAVHGATAGGAYPDLLAATRAMGARAVQRYEPRDGPRQVYDALYEVYRELHAALSRPEGAIKRLRRLRRTAPREPIPTGARRPTTAFS, from the coding sequence GTGGCGCGCTACAGCATCGGGATCGATTTCGGCACCGAGTCGGCGCGGGCGGTGCTGGTGGACGTCGGCAGCGGCGAGGAGGTGGCCACGGCGGTCCATCCCTACCGCCACAGCGTCATTGACCGCGCCCTGCCCGATGGCACCCCCCTCGGCCCCGACTGGGCGCTGCAGCACCCCGGGGACTGGCTGGAGGCGCTGGAAGTGCTGCTGCGGCAGATGGCCGCCGCCGGCGGCCACGCGGTGGCCGGCATCGGTGTGGACTTCACCTCGTGCACGCTGCTGCCGGTCCGGGCCGACGGCACGCCGCTGGCGCTGGAGGAGGCCTTCCGGGACCGGCCGCACGCCTGGCCCATGCTCTGGAAGCACCACGCCGCCCAACCCTACGCCGACAGGATCAACGCCTCCGGGTGGGAGGGGCTGCGCTGGTACGGGGGCCGGACATCGTCGGAGTGGCTGTGGGCGAAGGTCTGGCAGGTCCTGGAGGAGGCCCCGGAGGTCTTCGCTGCCGCCGACCGCTTCATCGAAGGGGGAGATTGGATCGTCTGGCAGCTGGTCGGCCGCGAGGTGCGCAGCGCCTGCCAAGCCGGCTACAAGGCGCACTGGCAGCCGGGCGACGGCTATCCGCCCGCGACCCTGCTGCAGCGGCTGCGCCCGGGGCTGCCGGCGGTGCTCGACCGCCTGGGCCCACCACACCCGCTGGGCACGCCAGCCGGCGGCCTCACGACGGGATGGGCCGCCCGCAGCGGCCTGCGGGCGGGTACGCCCGTCGCCGTGGCCATCATCGACGCGCACGCCGCCGTCCCCGCCGTCGGCGTCGCCGAGGCCGGGCGGCTGGTGGCCATCGTGGGGACGTCCACCTGCCACATGATCCTGGGCGAGCAGCGCCACCCGGTCCCCGGGATCTCGGGAGTGGTACAGGACGGCATCCTGCCGGGGTTCTACGGCTACGAAGCGGGCCAGGTGTCGGTGGGCGACATGTTCGAGTGGTTTGTGCAGACGTACGGGGTCCCCCGCTACGGCGCCCCGGTCACGGCCTTTGCCCGTCTGGAGGGTGAGGCCGCAGCCCTGGCCCCGGGCGAGTCGGGGCTGCTGGCGTTGGACTGGTGGAACGGGTGCCGCACGCCCCTGGTCGATGCCGACCTCTCCGGCGCGCTGCTGGGCCTGACCCTGGCCACGCGGCCGGCCGAGATCTACCGCGCCCTGCTGGAGGCCACCGCCTTCGGTACCCGGCTGGTCCTCGACACCTTTGAGGAGGGCGGCGTCGCCATCACGGAAATCCACGCCTGCGGGGGGCCGGCCAGCAGGAGCCCGCTGCTGCTGCAGCTCTACGCCGATGTCACCGGCCGGCCGCTCTACGCCTATGACGTGCCCCACGCCTCGGCGCTGGGGGCAGCGGTCCACGGAGCGACGGCCGGAGGGGCCTATCCCGACCTGCTCGCGGCGACCCGAGCCATGGGAGCGCGTGCTGTGCAGCGGTACGAACCGCGTGACGGTCCGCGCCAGGTCTACGATGCCCTGTACGAGGTCTACCGGGAACTGCACGCAGCGCTCTCCCGGCCGGAGGGGGCCATCAAGCGGCTGCGCCGCCTGCGACGCACGGCCCCGCGCGAGCCGATCCCGACCGGAGCGCGACGCCCGACCACGGCATTCTCTTGA